Below is a window of Mycobacterium dioxanotrophicus DNA.
AATGCCGTCCACAAGCGCTCCGCATCGCCGGGTTCGCCGAGTTTCGCCCCGAACGAGAACGCCGACCCGCCGGCCTCGCGGATCTGGTGGACGGTCTGCTCGGCGGCCTCGGCGCGAGTGCCGAAATGCACGCCGACCCGGGCCCCGTCGGCCGCAAGACGCTGAGCGATCGCGCGTCCGATCCCGCGGCCACCTCCGGTCACGACTGCCGTCTTTCCTGTCAGCGTTGACATGCTCAACCTTTCTTTAGTGGGCGTTACATAATTCGACGGTAGCACATTATGGAACGAGCGCTATAAAATGAGTGGATGGCGACAACGCGCGGTCGTCCGCGGTCATTCGATCGGGACATGCTGCTGGACAAAGCGATCCGGATGTTCTGGACCAACGGTTACGAGGCCACGTCGGTCCGTGATCTGACCTGTGAGCTGGGCATCGCTGCACCCAGCCTCTACAACACGTTCGGCGGCAAGCAGCAGCTGTTCGCTGAGGCGGTGGAGGTATATGACCGGGTGTACGGCGGATTCATCGACGCCGCCCTCGCTGAAGAGCCGACCGCGCAGCTGGCCGCGGCCCGCATCTTCACCGAGGCGCCGGCACGGTACACCCGCCGCGGCCTTCCGGCGGGTTGCCTGGTCGTCAGCGGCGACGCAGGCACTCCCGATCCCGTCGTGCAGCGAGCCATGCGCAAAATCCG
It encodes the following:
- a CDS encoding TetR/AcrR family transcriptional regulator, which codes for MATTRGRPRSFDRDMLLDKAIRMFWTNGYEATSVRDLTCELGIAAPSLYNTFGGKQQLFAEAVEVYDRVYGGFIDAALAEEPTAQLAAARIFTEAPARYTRRGLPAGCLVVSGDAGTPDPVVQRAMRKIRERKVAQFADKVRADIDAGRIAADANPEALGRFVMAVLSGIAQQARDGISRTKLDQLAAVAVDLAITSLGRAR